Proteins encoded together in one Halalkaliarchaeum sp. AArc-CO window:
- a CDS encoding alpha/beta hydrolase — protein sequence MPYATCEGRSLYYEVDGNPDAPTVVFVGEIGFGAWQWGWQHAAVAGPYESLVYDMRGIGSSEAPPGPYRLAELVADLEAILSDAGVRKAHLVGCGLGGMVSLSAAERSTRVESVVVLGTPPSGEEFDPEPLWAPPDDREALRSSVLAALSPGFPERQPEVVDSIVEWRAREDADRRVWEAQRSAIDEFDAADRLYELTQSTLVIHGELDDQCPPSSGRALAEGLPRGVYEPVPEAGHLAHVEASRLVNDRLVEWLDDRRT from the coding sequence GTGCCGTACGCCACCTGCGAGGGACGGTCGCTGTACTACGAGGTGGACGGCAATCCGGACGCACCGACCGTCGTGTTCGTCGGAGAGATCGGTTTCGGCGCCTGGCAGTGGGGGTGGCAACACGCCGCGGTTGCCGGCCCGTACGAGAGTCTCGTGTACGACATGAGAGGAATCGGCAGCTCCGAGGCTCCGCCCGGGCCGTACCGGCTCGCGGAACTCGTTGCCGATCTCGAGGCAATTCTCTCCGACGCCGGCGTCAGGAAGGCCCACCTGGTCGGCTGCGGGCTCGGCGGGATGGTCTCGCTGTCGGCGGCAGAGCGCTCTACGCGCGTCGAAAGCGTCGTGGTCCTGGGAACGCCCCCGTCGGGAGAGGAGTTCGATCCGGAGCCGCTGTGGGCGCCGCCGGACGACCGGGAGGCGCTTCGTTCGTCGGTTCTGGCTGCGCTTTCGCCGGGGTTCCCCGAACGTCAGCCCGAGGTCGTCGACTCGATCGTGGAGTGGCGGGCCCGGGAGGACGCAGACAGACGGGTCTGGGAGGCCCAGCGTTCCGCAATCGATGAGTTCGACGCTGCTGATCGGCTCTACGAGCTGACGCAGTCGACCCTCGTGATCCACGGCGAACTCGACGACCAGTGTCCGCCCTCCAGTGGTCGTGCGCTCGCGGAGGGATTGCCACGGGGCGTCTACGAGCCAGTCCCCGAGGCAGGCCACCTCGCACACGTCGAGGCCTCGCGGCTGGTCAACGATCGGCTGGTCGAGTGGCTGGACGATCGACGGACGTGA
- the alaS gene encoding alanine--tRNA ligase has product MSDLDDEYRLDYFEEEEFQRTECSSCGAHFWTRDPDRELCGEPPCEDYSFIDNPGFDREYTLEEMREAFLSFFEEHGHERIDPYPVAANRWRDDVLLTQASIYDFQPLVTSGTTPPPANPLCISQPCIRMQDIDNVGKTGRHTMAFEMMAHHAFNAREDIEDPDEYAYEGEVYWKDETVRYCDQFFESMGANLEEITYIEDPWVGGGNAGPAIEVIYRGAELATLVFMSMEQDPDGEYELKDGNRYSKMDTYIVDTGYGLERWTWMSQGTPTVYEAIYPDAIAFLKDNADVEHTSEEEELVHRAAKLAGRMDIDDVDDLESAREDVAEKLDVDVGRLRELMEPLEDIYAIADHCRTLAYMFGDEIVPSNVGTGYLARMVLRRTKRLVDRVGVDAPLDELVDMQAERLGYRNRDTIREMVRTEERKYRRTLERGTRKVKQLADEYAGTGEPIPLSELIELYDSHGIQPEMVEEIAADRGATVDVPDDFYSLVAKRHDEEEAGDRDTATDDRIEDLPETERLYYEDQERTEFEAVVLDVFERVDGEFDVVLDGTMFYPEGGGQPADHGTLSTADATVEITDVQIHDGVILHRADGDPGKGEIVRGQIDVDRRRRLMRHHTATHIVGFAARQVLGEHVRQAGAQKGIDSSRLDVRHYERISREEKTEIERVANEIVMDNVGVKVEWPDRHEAEKEHGFDLYQGGIPPGRNVRLIHIDEDVQACGGTHVARTGEVGTIKLLKTEPVQDGVERLVFAAGTAAIEATQRTEDALLDAAEVLDVDPMDVPETAERFFEEWKQRGKTIDELKSELAELRASADAEEVDVGGTPAVIQRLDGDPDELRATANALVEEGKIAVLGSGAGGSAQFVVGVPEGTGVNAGEVVSELAGRVGGGGGGPPDFAQGGGPEVDRLDEALESAPDVLKNLLAAD; this is encoded by the coding sequence ATGAGCGACCTCGACGACGAGTACCGTCTCGACTACTTCGAGGAGGAAGAGTTCCAGCGGACGGAGTGTTCCTCCTGCGGTGCTCACTTCTGGACGCGGGACCCCGACCGAGAACTGTGTGGCGAGCCGCCGTGTGAGGACTACTCGTTCATCGACAACCCCGGATTCGACCGGGAGTACACCCTCGAGGAGATGCGGGAGGCGTTCCTCTCGTTTTTCGAGGAGCACGGCCACGAACGAATCGACCCGTACCCCGTGGCGGCGAACCGGTGGCGGGACGACGTCCTGTTGACTCAGGCGTCGATATACGACTTCCAGCCGCTGGTCACCTCTGGAACCACGCCGCCGCCGGCGAATCCGCTGTGCATCTCTCAGCCGTGCATCCGGATGCAGGACATCGACAACGTGGGCAAGACGGGCCGGCACACGATGGCATTCGAGATGATGGCCCACCACGCGTTCAACGCCCGGGAGGACATCGAGGATCCCGACGAGTACGCCTACGAGGGGGAGGTGTACTGGAAGGACGAGACCGTCCGGTACTGCGACCAGTTCTTCGAGTCGATGGGTGCGAACCTCGAGGAGATCACCTACATCGAGGACCCCTGGGTCGGCGGGGGGAACGCCGGCCCCGCGATCGAGGTGATCTACCGGGGCGCGGAGCTGGCGACGCTCGTGTTCATGTCGATGGAGCAGGACCCAGACGGGGAGTACGAACTGAAGGACGGCAACCGGTACTCGAAGATGGACACCTACATCGTCGACACCGGCTACGGGCTCGAACGGTGGACCTGGATGAGCCAGGGGACGCCGACGGTGTACGAGGCGATCTACCCCGACGCGATCGCGTTCCTGAAGGACAACGCCGACGTCGAACACACGTCCGAGGAGGAGGAACTCGTCCACCGTGCGGCCAAACTCGCCGGCCGGATGGACATCGACGACGTCGACGACCTCGAGTCAGCCCGCGAAGACGTCGCCGAGAAACTCGACGTCGACGTGGGTCGACTCCGGGAGCTGATGGAACCGCTGGAGGACATCTACGCGATTGCTGACCACTGCCGGACGCTGGCGTACATGTTCGGCGACGAGATCGTCCCCTCGAACGTCGGGACGGGGTATCTCGCGCGGATGGTGCTGCGCCGGACGAAGCGGCTGGTCGACCGGGTCGGCGTCGACGCACCGCTCGACGAGCTGGTCGACATGCAGGCCGAGCGGCTCGGCTACCGGAACCGCGACACGATCCGCGAGATGGTCCGTACCGAAGAGCGGAAGTACCGCCGGACGCTCGAGCGGGGCACCCGGAAGGTCAAGCAACTCGCCGACGAGTACGCCGGCACCGGGGAGCCGATCCCGCTTTCGGAGCTGATCGAGCTGTACGACAGCCACGGCATACAGCCGGAGATGGTCGAGGAGATCGCGGCCGATCGGGGGGCGACAGTCGACGTCCCGGACGACTTCTACTCGCTGGTCGCCAAGCGCCACGACGAAGAGGAGGCGGGCGATCGGGACACCGCGACGGACGACCGGATCGAGGACCTCCCGGAGACCGAACGGCTCTACTACGAAGACCAGGAGCGGACGGAGTTCGAGGCCGTCGTGCTGGACGTGTTCGAGCGCGTCGACGGCGAGTTCGACGTCGTGCTCGACGGGACGATGTTCTACCCCGAAGGCGGGGGGCAACCTGCCGACCACGGGACGCTTTCGACCGCCGACGCCACCGTGGAGATCACGGACGTCCAGATTCACGACGGCGTGATCCTCCACAGGGCGGACGGCGATCCCGGGAAAGGCGAGATCGTCCGCGGACAGATCGACGTCGACCGCCGCCGCCGGCTGATGCGCCACCACACCGCCACTCACATCGTCGGGTTCGCCGCCAGGCAGGTGCTCGGCGAACACGTCCGGCAGGCCGGGGCCCAGAAGGGGATCGACTCCTCCCGTCTCGACGTCCGTCACTACGAGCGGATCTCCCGAGAGGAGAAAACGGAGATCGAACGGGTCGCAAACGAGATCGTGATGGACAACGTCGGGGTGAAAGTCGAGTGGCCCGACCGTCACGAGGCAGAAAAAGAGCACGGCTTCGACCTGTACCAGGGTGGGATCCCGCCGGGACGCAACGTCCGACTGATCCACATCGACGAGGACGTTCAGGCGTGTGGTGGCACCCACGTCGCCCGGACCGGCGAGGTCGGGACGATAAAGCTGCTCAAGACCGAACCCGTACAGGACGGGGTCGAGCGGCTGGTGTTTGCCGCCGGGACGGCCGCGATCGAGGCGACCCAGCGCACCGAGGACGCCCTGCTGGACGCAGCCGAGGTGCTCGACGTCGATCCGATGGACGTCCCCGAGACGGCCGAACGGTTCTTCGAGGAGTGGAAGCAGCGGGGCAAAACTATCGACGAACTCAAAAGCGAACTCGCGGAGCTGCGGGCAAGCGCCGACGCCGAGGAGGTCGACGTGGGCGGGACGCCGGCAGTCATCCAGCGGCTCGACGGCGACCCGGACGAGCTTCGCGCCACCGCGAACGCCCTGGTCGAGGAGGGAAAGATCGCCGTACTCGGCTCGGGCGCCGGCGGATCCGCACAGTTCGTCGTCGGCGTCCCCGAGGGGACCGGGGTGAACGCCGGCGAAGTCGTCTCCGAACTCGCCGGACGCGTCGGCGGTGGCGGCGGCGGACCGCCGGACTTCGCGCAGGGCGGTGGCCCGGAGGTCGACCGGCTCGACGAGGCCCTGGAGTCGGCTCCGGACGTGCTCAAAAACCTGCTCGCGGCCGACTGA
- a CDS encoding elongation factor EF-2, which produces MGRRKKIVQECERLMDKPENIRNIAIAAHIDHGKTTLTDNLLAGAGMISEDLAGQQLAMDTEEDEQERGITIDAANVSMTHEYQDTNHLINLIDTPGHVDFGGDVTRAMRAVDGALVVVDAVEGTMPQTETVLRQALRENVKPALFINKVDRLINELQEGPEEMQQRLQDVIADVNELIRGMSEEKYEEEGWKVSVEDGTVAFGSALYNWAVSLPSMQETGISFGDIIEMERNDKRDELRKRSPLSDVVLDMVAEHFPNPLKAQPERIPTIWRGDDTLELAEQMQLVDDEGEVVFMVTDISMDPHAGEIATGRLFSGTIEKGQELYVSGTAGKNRIQSVGIFMGGEREEVDRVPAGNIASVTGLRDAIAGSTVSSVEMTPFESIEHISEPVITKSVEAEKMDDLPKLIEVLQQVSKEDPTIKIEINEDTGEHLISGQGELHLEVITQRIERNNDIPVITGEPIVVYREQPQQASDEVEGISPNRHNRFYITVEPLADDIVEGIKLGNISMDMPELERREQLQECGMDKDTSQNVEDIHNTNVFVDDTKGIQHLNETMELVIEGIVEALDDGPLAAEPVQGALLRLHDARLHEDAIHRGPAQVIPAVRQAVHRSLIDGEIRLLEPIQQVRIDVPNEHMGAASGEIQGRRGRVDDMYQEGDLMVVEGIAPVDEMIGFASDIRSATEGRASWNTENAGFRVMADNLQREKIMEIRERKGMKLELPSSIDYF; this is translated from the coding sequence ATGGGCCGACGGAAGAAAATCGTACAAGAGTGTGAGCGGCTGATGGACAAACCGGAGAACATCCGGAACATCGCCATCGCCGCACACATCGACCACGGCAAGACGACGCTTACAGACAACCTCCTCGCCGGCGCGGGGATGATCTCCGAGGATCTGGCCGGTCAGCAGCTCGCGATGGACACCGAGGAGGACGAACAGGAGCGTGGCATCACGATCGACGCGGCGAACGTGTCGATGACCCACGAGTACCAGGACACGAACCACCTCATCAACCTGATCGACACGCCAGGCCACGTCGACTTCGGCGGCGACGTCACGCGGGCGATGCGTGCCGTCGACGGTGCGCTCGTGGTGGTCGACGCCGTCGAGGGGACGATGCCCCAGACGGAGACCGTCCTCCGGCAGGCGCTGCGGGAGAACGTAAAGCCCGCGCTGTTCATCAACAAGGTCGACCGACTCATCAACGAGCTCCAGGAGGGGCCCGAGGAGATGCAACAGCGCCTCCAGGACGTCATCGCCGACGTCAACGAGCTCATCCGCGGGATGTCCGAGGAGAAGTACGAGGAGGAAGGCTGGAAGGTGTCCGTCGAGGACGGCACCGTCGCGTTCGGCTCCGCGCTGTACAACTGGGCAGTGTCGCTGCCGTCGATGCAGGAGACCGGCATCTCCTTCGGGGACATCATCGAGATGGAGCGCAACGACAAACGCGACGAGCTCCGCAAGCGGTCGCCGCTTTCGGACGTCGTGCTCGATATGGTCGCCGAGCACTTCCCGAACCCGCTGAAGGCACAGCCCGAACGGATCCCGACGATCTGGCGGGGCGACGACACTCTCGAGCTCGCAGAACAGATGCAGCTCGTCGACGACGAGGGGGAGGTCGTCTTCATGGTAACCGACATCTCGATGGACCCTCACGCCGGCGAGATCGCAACCGGGCGGCTGTTCTCCGGAACGATCGAGAAGGGTCAGGAGCTGTACGTCTCCGGCACTGCGGGTAAAAACCGGATCCAGTCGGTCGGGATCTTCATGGGCGGGGAGCGCGAGGAGGTCGACCGCGTCCCGGCGGGGAACATCGCCTCCGTGACGGGTCTGCGCGACGCGATCGCCGGTTCGACCGTCTCCTCGGTGGAGATGACGCCGTTCGAGTCGATCGAGCACATCTCCGAGCCGGTGATCACCAAGTCCGTCGAGGCCGAGAAGATGGACGACCTGCCGAAGCTCATCGAGGTGCTCCAGCAAGTGTCGAAGGAGGACCCCACCATCAAAATCGAGATCAACGAGGACACCGGCGAGCACCTGATCTCCGGGCAGGGCGAGCTCCACCTCGAGGTGATCACCCAGAGAATCGAGCGGAACAACGACATCCCGGTGATCACCGGCGAACCGATCGTCGTCTACCGGGAGCAGCCCCAGCAGGCCAGCGACGAGGTCGAGGGGATCTCCCCGAACCGCCACAACAGGTTCTACATCACGGTCGAACCCCTGGCCGACGACATCGTCGAGGGGATCAAACTGGGGAACATCTCGATGGACATGCCCGAACTGGAGCGCCGCGAGCAGCTCCAGGAGTGTGGCATGGACAAGGACACCTCCCAGAACGTCGAGGACATCCACAACACGAACGTCTTCGTCGACGACACGAAGGGGATCCAGCACCTCAACGAGACGATGGAGCTGGTGATCGAGGGGATCGTCGAGGCGCTCGACGACGGTCCGCTGGCCGCAGAGCCCGTCCAGGGTGCACTGTTGCGCCTGCACGACGCCCGGCTGCACGAGGACGCGATCCATCGCGGCCCCGCACAGGTGATCCCGGCGGTCCGGCAGGCGGTCCACCGGTCGCTGATCGACGGCGAGATCCGCCTGCTCGAGCCGATCCAGCAGGTCCGGATCGACGTCCCCAACGAGCACATGGGCGCCGCCTCCGGCGAGATCCAGGGCCGTCGCGGCCGCGTCGACGACATGTACCAGGAGGGTGACCTCATGGTCGTGGAGGGGATCGCCCCGGTCGACGAGATGATCGGCTTCGCGAGCGACATCCGGTCGGCCACCGAGGGCCGCGCCTCCTGGAACACCGAAAACGCCGGCTTCCGGGTGATGGCGGACAACCTGCAGCGCGAGAAGATCATGGAGATCCGCGAGCGAAAGGGGATGAAGCTGGAACTCCCCTCCTCGATCGACTACTTCTAG
- a CDS encoding DUF5781 family protein — MDVRVQGNAPTSPFLSAADVFETEYDLEKPVEVHVRGDPDERTWAAHYPTHHTLNISATAATSAMARELALHEFSHMARYEQGHASHLQSTEEALFLALAGESVERRKLSHCYQIANHMKDIYADDITLSLAPADKLVSFLESRLAAAVADRPTPSPRPGSRLATVGSDPEITAVNAAFALALVERHDLASSEHRLYDLARIAESDAPSIDVAAFKRRFRTLGPDPTESGYRKALVDATRAYATESGA; from the coding sequence ATGGACGTGCGCGTGCAGGGGAATGCCCCCACGAGTCCGTTCTTGAGCGCGGCCGACGTGTTCGAGACCGAGTACGACCTCGAGAAGCCGGTGGAGGTTCACGTACGCGGGGACCCCGACGAGCGGACCTGGGCAGCACATTATCCCACCCATCACACACTCAACATCTCCGCGACGGCGGCCACGAGCGCGATGGCCCGCGAACTCGCGCTCCACGAGTTCTCCCACATGGCCCGGTACGAACAGGGGCACGCCTCACACCTGCAGTCGACCGAGGAGGCGCTGTTTCTCGCGCTCGCTGGCGAATCCGTCGAGCGCCGGAAGCTCTCCCACTGTTACCAGATCGCAAACCACATGAAGGACATCTACGCCGACGACATCACGCTCAGCCTCGCGCCGGCGGACAAACTGGTGTCGTTTCTGGAGTCACGGCTGGCGGCTGCGGTCGCGGATCGGCCGACCCCGTCGCCCCGACCGGGATCTCGACTCGCGACGGTGGGATCGGATCCGGAGATCACCGCGGTGAACGCGGCGTTCGCGCTGGCGCTCGTCGAGCGTCACGACCTCGCCTCCAGCGAGCACCGGCTGTACGATCTCGCCCGCATCGCCGAAAGCGACGCCCCCTCGATCGACGTGGCCGCGTTCAAACGGCGGTTCCGAACGCTGGGACCGGATCCAACCGAGAGCGGCTACCGCAAGGCGCTCGTGGACGCGACCCGGGCGTACGCCACGGAAAGCGGCGCCTGA
- a CDS encoding PQQ-dependent sugar dehydrogenase has translation MERLTRRRALSALGVGSMVVGAGCLDVDDPGSDEDPEANEPQEATDPDPVEAEYDLSVDHDIDSWDGYDPEWEPPAEPPESEYDVETLVEGLEIPWDLAFAPDGELFVSERPGRILRYDAGTVEAIAEPDDVVDAEAIDVGDEGGWWAGGGEGGLMGIAVHPNYPDVPLLYVYYTYDGHGGERNRLAYYDVSVDDPAETHTTVFEGVPGDRIHNGGRIAFGPENYLWIATGDAGSPEQHSQNPGSLAGKILRIEPDGSAPEDNPDLGEGADPRVFTYGHRNAQGISFLPDGTPVISEHGPHARDEIIVLSPGENHGFPEARDGDEYPDTDFDRPVINSGPSDTWAPAGAVFYTGEAVSSLRNRLLVGGLGSEQLFVVTLSPADGPEPDAEGGTRYDEDWLDPDWQAVAHSVFDGELGRIRHVEQGPDGTLYAVTSNRDGRASDAFPQEGDDRLVRITPS, from the coding sequence ATGGAACGATTGACGCGTCGTCGAGCCCTCTCGGCTCTGGGTGTCGGTTCGATGGTCGTTGGGGCGGGTTGTCTGGACGTAGACGATCCCGGCAGTGACGAGGATCCTGAAGCCAACGAACCACAGGAGGCAACCGACCCCGATCCGGTCGAGGCGGAGTACGACCTCTCGGTCGACCACGACATCGATTCCTGGGACGGCTACGATCCGGAGTGGGAGCCGCCGGCGGAGCCGCCCGAAAGCGAGTACGACGTCGAGACGCTCGTCGAGGGGCTCGAGATCCCGTGGGACCTCGCGTTCGCGCCCGACGGCGAGCTGTTCGTCTCGGAACGCCCCGGCCGGATCCTCCGGTACGACGCGGGGACGGTCGAGGCTATCGCCGAACCCGACGACGTCGTCGACGCGGAGGCGATCGACGTCGGGGACGAGGGCGGCTGGTGGGCCGGCGGCGGTGAGGGTGGCCTGATGGGAATCGCGGTTCACCCGAACTATCCCGACGTCCCGTTGTTGTACGTCTACTACACCTACGACGGCCACGGCGGCGAGCGCAACCGCCTGGCCTACTACGACGTGAGTGTCGACGATCCGGCCGAAACCCACACGACGGTGTTCGAGGGCGTTCCCGGTGATCGGATCCACAACGGCGGCCGGATCGCGTTCGGTCCCGAAAACTACCTGTGGATCGCGACCGGCGACGCCGGGTCGCCGGAACAACACTCACAAAACCCCGGCTCGCTCGCGGGGAAGATACTCCGGATCGAACCCGACGGCTCCGCCCCGGAGGACAACCCGGACCTCGGTGAGGGTGCCGACCCCCGGGTGTTCACCTACGGCCACCGGAACGCCCAGGGGATTTCATTCCTGCCGGACGGAACGCCGGTCATCTCCGAACACGGTCCGCACGCTCGCGATGAGATCATCGTGTTGTCGCCGGGGGAGAACCACGGGTTTCCCGAGGCTCGCGACGGCGACGAGTATCCGGACACTGACTTCGATCGTCCCGTCATCAACAGCGGTCCGTCCGACACCTGGGCGCCGGCGGGGGCAGTATTTTATACGGGGGAGGCAGTGTCGTCGCTGCGCAATCGACTGCTGGTCGGCGGGCTCGGCTCCGAACAGCTGTTCGTCGTGACGCTGTCGCCGGCCGACGGACCCGAACCGGACGCCGAAGGAGGTACCCGGTACGACGAGGACTGGCTCGACCCGGACTGGCAGGCGGTCGCCCACTCGGTGTTCGACGGTGAACTCGGACGCATCCGACACGTCGAACAGGGGCCCGACGGGACGCTGTATGCGGTCACGTCGAACCGGGACGGGCGGGCGAGCGACGCCTTCCCGCAGGAGGGCGACGATCGGCTGGTGAGGATCACACCGTCGTGA
- a CDS encoding 30S ribosomal protein S7, giving the protein MSESESEPEAEVDAEEEETEESGGSSNALLFGVWDVSDIEYSDPSTQRYINVTPVAHTMGRHSSKQFEKSEISIVERLINRLMQTEENTGKKQQTLNIVRDALEIVHERTEENPVQVLVRAVENAAPREETVRLKYGGISVPKAVDVAPQRRVDQALKFIAEGVKNATFKSPTPAAEALATQLIGAADYDVQAYPISQKEERERVAAAAR; this is encoded by the coding sequence ATGAGCGAGTCAGAGTCAGAACCCGAGGCGGAAGTCGACGCCGAAGAGGAGGAGACCGAGGAGTCGGGTGGATCGTCGAACGCGCTGCTGTTCGGCGTCTGGGACGTAAGCGACATCGAGTACTCGGATCCGAGCACGCAGCGGTACATCAACGTCACGCCGGTGGCGCACACGATGGGCCGTCACTCGTCGAAGCAGTTCGAGAAAAGCGAGATCTCGATCGTCGAGCGCCTCATCAACCGGTTGATGCAGACCGAGGAGAACACGGGCAAGAAACAGCAGACGCTCAACATCGTTCGCGACGCCCTCGAGATCGTCCACGAGCGCACCGAGGAGAACCCGGTACAGGTGCTCGTGCGCGCCGTCGAGAACGCCGCCCCTCGGGAGGAGACTGTCCGGCTGAAATACGGCGGGATCTCCGTTCCGAAGGCGGTCGACGTCGCGCCCCAGCGCCGGGTCGACCAGGCGCTGAAGTTCATCGCCGAAGGCGTCAAGAACGCCACGTTCAAGTCGCCGACACCGGCGGCGGAGGCGCTGGCGACGCAGCTCATCGGCGCAGCCGACTACGACGTCCAGGCGTACCCGATCTCCCAGAAGGAAGAACGGGAGCGGGTCGCCGCCGCAGCCAGGTAA
- a CDS encoding 30S ribosomal protein S12, with amino-acid sequence MANGKYAARKLKKDRQKRRWSDSEYARRERGLKKKSDPLEGAPQGRGIVLEKVGIEAKQPNSAIRKCVRVQLIKNGKQVTAFCPGDGAISFIDEHDEVTIAGIGGAKGRAMGDLSGVNYKVEKVNGVSMIELVRGNAEKPVR; translated from the coding sequence ATGGCGAACGGCAAATACGCCGCCCGCAAGCTCAAGAAGGACCGGCAGAAGCGACGCTGGTCCGACTCCGAGTACGCTCGGCGCGAGCGCGGGCTCAAGAAGAAGTCCGATCCGCTCGAGGGCGCCCCGCAGGGACGCGGGATCGTCCTCGAGAAGGTCGGCATCGAGGCAAAGCAGCCGAACTCCGCGATCCGAAAGTGTGTTCGCGTCCAGCTGATCAAGAACGGCAAGCAGGTCACCGCCTTCTGTCCGGGCGACGGCGCGATCTCCTTTATCGACGAGCACGACGAGGTCACGATCGCCGGGATCGGCGGCGCGAAGGGTCGCGCGATGGGCGACCTCTCGGGCGTGAACTACAAGGTCGAGAAGGTCAACGGCGTATCGATGATCGAACTCGTTCGCGGTAACGCGGAGAAACCGGTGCGATAA
- a CDS encoding NusA-like transcription termination signal-binding factor produces MRVTLSDAARRYIGRFDELTGVAPRDCLVEEDRLVFVVPPGEMREAIGPGGRTVDRVQAELGRQVQLVEYAETPEAFVANALAPAAVRGVTISEQNDRVAYVEVEPADRGVAIGTDGRNIEAARRLAGRHHDVDDVQLT; encoded by the coding sequence ATGCGGGTGACCCTCTCGGATGCGGCACGCAGGTACATCGGTCGCTTCGACGAGTTGACGGGGGTTGCGCCGCGCGACTGCCTGGTCGAGGAGGACCGTCTGGTGTTTGTCGTCCCGCCCGGTGAGATGCGCGAGGCGATCGGACCGGGCGGCCGGACAGTCGATCGCGTGCAAGCGGAGCTGGGGCGGCAGGTCCAGCTGGTCGAGTACGCCGAGACGCCGGAGGCGTTCGTGGCGAACGCGCTCGCACCGGCAGCGGTGAGGGGCGTGACGATCTCCGAGCAGAACGATCGGGTGGCGTACGTCGAAGTCGAGCCGGCCGACCGCGGGGTCGCGATCGGCACCGACGGGCGGAACATCGAGGCGGCACGCCGGCTCGCGGGGCGGCATCACGACGTCGACGACGTCCAGCTCACGTAG